In Rutidosis leptorrhynchoides isolate AG116_Rl617_1_P2 chromosome 2, CSIRO_AGI_Rlap_v1, whole genome shotgun sequence, one genomic interval encodes:
- the LOC139892288 gene encoding patatin-like protein 2 isoform X2, giving the protein MSSNESPRFPLQRPTYGNLITILSIDGGGVRGIIPSIILNFLETELQKLDGENARVADYFDVISGTSTGGLVTTMLTAPNKENRPLFAAKDITDFYLEHCPNIFPHNEYDYDHNPFGHAEQVIKALSGPKYDGVYLHQLVRELLGNTQLHETLTNVVIPTFDIKRMQPTIFSSYQLKKNPSLDAMLSDICIGTSAAPTYLPPHAFTTEDSDGNLLEEFNLIDGGVTANNPTLVAISEVTQEITGGSLDFFPIKPTEYGRFLVLSLGTGSAKHVEKYDATTSSNWGVFGWLVGNGSTPLIEMFTQSSSDMVDYHLSTVFQALQSGHNYLRIQDDTLSGDVASMDITTRKNLEDLVQVGKELLQKPVSKVNLGTGIYEPDHCITNEEALIRFANILSKEKSTRELRSPGVNNNNVTITNMQKMLIANNKEEKPAKLTNAIVHSLPDLYQLKTG; this is encoded by the exons ATGTCTTCTAACGAATCACCAAGATTTCCTTTGCAACGACCAACATACGGTAACTTAATCACAATATTAAGTATCGATGGTGGTGGCGTACGAGGAATCATTCCAAGCATCATCCTTAACTTCTTAGAAACCGAACTTCAG AAACTAGACGGAGAAAATGCGAGGGTAGCAGATTATTTTGATGTAATTTCTGGGACAAGCACTGGTGGCCTTGTGACAACGATGTTAACCGCCCCTAATAAAGAGAATCGTCCACTTTTTGCTGCTAAGGACATAACAGACTTTTATCTTGAGCATTGTCCAAACATCTTCCCACATAATGAGTATGATTATGA CCATAATCCATTTGGTCATGCTGAACAAGTGATCAAGGCGCTATCTGGACCAAAGTATGATGGTGTTTATCTACATCAACTTGTTCGAGAATTATTAGGAAACACACAACTCCATGAAACATTGACTAATGTTGTGATCCCAACGTTCGATATCAAACGTATGCAGCCTACAATCTTCTCAAGCTATCAG CTGAAGAAGAACCCAAGTTTGGATGCAATGCTATCAGATATATGCATAGGAACTTCGGCTGCGCCAACTTATCTTCCTCCTCATGCTTTTACAACCGAAGATTCAGATGGAAATCTACTTGAAGAGTTCAATCTTATCGACGGTGGAGTGACTGCTAATAATCCg ACTTTGGTCGCGATAAGTGAAGTTACACAAGAGATAACCGGAGGTAGTCTTGATTTCTTTCCGATCAAACCAACAGAATACGGGCGGTTTCTTGTATTGTCCTTAGGGACAGGTTCCGCAAAACATGTAGAAAAATATGATGCTACCACATCATCCAATTGGGGCGTTTTTGGGTGGTTAGTAGGTAATGGATCGACTCCATTAATTGAAATGTTTACTCAATCAAGTAGTGATATGGTGGATTATCATCTATCTACTGTCTTCCAAGCTCTGCAATCTGGACATAATTATCTTCGTATTCAG GATGACACTTTGAGCGGCGATGTTGCTTCAATGGATATTACAACGAGAAAAAATTTAGAAGATCTCGTGCAAGTTGGCAAGGAGCTATTGCAGAAACCAGTATCGAAAGTGAACTTAGGGACCGGCATTTATGAACCTGATCATTGCATCACCAATGAAGAAGCACTTATAAG GTTTGCGAACATACTGTCAAAGGAGAAGAGTACGAGAGAACTTAGATCACctggtgttaataataataatgttaccatCACAAATATGCAAAAAATGTTGATCGCAAATAACAAGGAGGAGAAGCCTGCAAAACTTACAAATGCTATTGTCCACTCTCTACCAGATTTGTACCAACTCAAAACCGGATGA
- the LOC139892288 gene encoding patatin-like protein 2 isoform X1, whose protein sequence is MSSNESPRFPLQRPTYGNLITILSIDGGGVRGIIPSIILNFLETELQKLDGENARVADYFDVISGTSTGGLVTTMLTAPNKENRPLFAAKDITDFYLEHCPNIFPHNDHNPFGHAEQVIKALSGPKYDGVYLHQLVRELLGNTQLHETLTNVVIPTFDIKRMQPTIFSSYQLKKNPSLDAMLSDICIGTSAAPTYLPPHAFTTEDSDGNLLEEFNLIDGGVTANNPTLVAISEVTQEITGGSLDFFPIKPTEYGRFLVLSLGTGSAKHVEKYDATTSSNWGVFGWLVGNGSTPLIEMFTQSSSDMVDYHLSTVFQALQSGHNYLRIQDDTLSGDVASMDITTRKNLEDLVQVGKELLQKPVSKVNLGTGIYEPDHCITNEEALIRFANILSKEKSTRELRSPGVNNNNVTITNMQKMLIANNKEEKPAKLTNAIVHSLPDLYQLKTG, encoded by the exons ATGTCTTCTAACGAATCACCAAGATTTCCTTTGCAACGACCAACATACGGTAACTTAATCACAATATTAAGTATCGATGGTGGTGGCGTACGAGGAATCATTCCAAGCATCATCCTTAACTTCTTAGAAACCGAACTTCAG AAACTAGACGGAGAAAATGCGAGGGTAGCAGATTATTTTGATGTAATTTCTGGGACAAGCACTGGTGGCCTTGTGACAACGATGTTAACCGCCCCTAATAAAGAGAATCGTCCACTTTTTGCTGCTAAGGACATAACAGACTTTTATCTTGAGCATTGTCCAAACATCTTCCCACATAATGA CCATAATCCATTTGGTCATGCTGAACAAGTGATCAAGGCGCTATCTGGACCAAAGTATGATGGTGTTTATCTACATCAACTTGTTCGAGAATTATTAGGAAACACACAACTCCATGAAACATTGACTAATGTTGTGATCCCAACGTTCGATATCAAACGTATGCAGCCTACAATCTTCTCAAGCTATCAG CTGAAGAAGAACCCAAGTTTGGATGCAATGCTATCAGATATATGCATAGGAACTTCGGCTGCGCCAACTTATCTTCCTCCTCATGCTTTTACAACCGAAGATTCAGATGGAAATCTACTTGAAGAGTTCAATCTTATCGACGGTGGAGTGACTGCTAATAATCCg ACTTTGGTCGCGATAAGTGAAGTTACACAAGAGATAACCGGAGGTAGTCTTGATTTCTTTCCGATCAAACCAACAGAATACGGGCGGTTTCTTGTATTGTCCTTAGGGACAGGTTCCGCAAAACATGTAGAAAAATATGATGCTACCACATCATCCAATTGGGGCGTTTTTGGGTGGTTAGTAGGTAATGGATCGACTCCATTAATTGAAATGTTTACTCAATCAAGTAGTGATATGGTGGATTATCATCTATCTACTGTCTTCCAAGCTCTGCAATCTGGACATAATTATCTTCGTATTCAG GATGACACTTTGAGCGGCGATGTTGCTTCAATGGATATTACAACGAGAAAAAATTTAGAAGATCTCGTGCAAGTTGGCAAGGAGCTATTGCAGAAACCAGTATCGAAAGTGAACTTAGGGACCGGCATTTATGAACCTGATCATTGCATCACCAATGAAGAAGCACTTATAAG GTTTGCGAACATACTGTCAAAGGAGAAGAGTACGAGAGAACTTAGATCACctggtgttaataataataatgttaccatCACAAATATGCAAAAAATGTTGATCGCAAATAACAAGGAGGAGAAGCCTGCAAAACTTACAAATGCTATTGTCCACTCTCTACCAGATTTGTACCAACTCAAAACCGGATGA